The following are encoded together in the Silurus meridionalis isolate SWU-2019-XX chromosome 2, ASM1480568v1, whole genome shotgun sequence genome:
- the si:ch211-198a12.6 gene encoding zinc finger protein 883, with translation MAESETECDTPGLDTLGSECVITHTQVGDLHYGAETEIMTQEDKRLDLEAIHGDLGAVACVDAVTETDHDYTKAEIHHDPQYFGSADMKGSEALLGEVLLKAEMGGAGPDHVVKDESDHGGELTVESENGVIIHEAHGLQCNECGEIFGSMTDLHQHFEMHKATHPYICIQCGESFAVEASLRGHMKIHMKEKGYATTGVEMVGKGVIDAFNLKPHQMLHSPEKPHRCSECGKSFAAAITLREHMKMHSDDKPYKCTQCRKSFVRRRHLKKHQELHAREKPFTCPQCGKGFATASNLKQHQKTHAGDKPHRCSQCGKCFAAAATLREHQRIHSGEKPYKCNQCRKSFVRKRHLKKHQLVHQGGKPYRCTQCDKGFNHSSSLSRHHKVHLEAKMYAQPDKEFPFETPMKRGMHTGEKPYSCNHCEKSFNHSSSLSRHQRTHSDGKSYTCAHCGKRFNHSSSLARHQRVHLDEKTSYSAIPTGKGFPPTTILKQRILQSEKPYRCSQCGKGFNHSSSLSRHHRIHIDQ, from the coding sequence ATGGCCGAGTCAGAGACTGAGTGCGACACACCAGGCCTCGATACGTTGGGGTCTGAGTGTGTCATAACTCACACGCAAGTCGGTGACTTGCATTATGGAGCGGAGACCGAGATTATGACTCAAGAGGACAAAAGGCTTGACCTAGAAGCCATTCACGGCGATCTTGGTGCCGTGGCTTGTGTTGATGCTGTAACGGAAACAGACCATGATTACACCAAGGCTGAGATACATCATGACCCACAGTACTTTGGAAGTGCAGACATGAAAGGAAGCGAGGCTCTGCTTGGTGAAGTGCTGCTGAAGGCAGAGATGGGTGGAGCTGGTCCAGACCATGTGGTGAAGGATGAGTCGGACCATGGAGGAGAGCTGACAGTGGAGTCAGAGAACGGTGTAATCATTCATGAGGCTCATGGTCTTCAGTGCAACGAGTGCGGGGAGATATTCGGAAGCATGACCGATCTCCATCAACACTTTGAAATGCATAAAGCAACCCATCCTTACATTTGTATCCAGTGTGGTGAGAGCTTTGCTGTGGAAGCTAGTCTGAGAGGTCATATGAAGATACACATGAAGGAGAAGGGCTACGCCACCACTGGCGTGGAGATGGTTGGTAAAGGAGTCATCGACGCGTTCAATCTTAAGCCACATCAGATGTTGCACTCCCCCGAAAAGCCACACAGATGCTCAGAATGTGGGAAAAGCTTTGCTGCAGCTATCACGCTAAGAGAGCATATGAAAATGCATTCTGATGACAAACCTTACAAATGTACTCAGTGCAGGAAGAGTTTTGTCCGCAGACGCCATCTTAAGAAACACCAGGAGCTGCATGCTCGTGAGAAGCCATTCACCTGCCCACAGTGTGGGAAAGGCTTTGCTACGGCTTCCAATTTGAAACAGCATCAGAAGACCCATGCAGGTGACAAACCACATCGATGCTCCCAGTGTGGCAAGTGTTTTGCTGCAGCAGCCACCCTGAGAGAACACCAGCGAATCCACTCTGGTGAGAAACCCTATAAGTGTAACCAGTGCCGGAAGAGTTTTGTAAGAAAACGCCACTTGAAGAAACACCAACTGGTGCACCAGGGTGGCAAGCCCTACCGATGCACTCAGTGCGACAAAGGTTTCAATCACTCCTCGTCCCTGTCACGACACCACAAAGTCCATTTGGAGGCCAAAATGTACGCCCAGCCCGATAAAGAGTTCCCCTTTGAGACCCCCATGAAGAGGGGAATGCATACAGGTGAAAAGCCATACAGCTGTAACCACTGTGAGAAGAGCTTCAATCACTCTTCATCGTTGTCTAGGCACCAGAGGACTCATTCTGATGGGAAATCCTACACTTGTGCCCACTGTGGCAAGAGGTTCAATCATTCCTCTTCTCTTGCAAGACACCAACGTGTCCATTTGGATGAGAAGACCTCTTATAGTGCTATTCCCACAGGAAAAGGATTCCCTCCTACTACCATCTTAAAACAGAGGATTCTGCAGAGTGAGAAACCATACCGTTGTTCTCAGTGTGGAAAAGGATTCAATCACTCCTCTTCTCTTTCAAGGCACCACAGAATTCACATTGATCAGTAA
- the mavs gene encoding LOW QUALITY PROTEIN: mitochondrial antiviral-signaling protein (The sequence of the model RefSeq protein was modified relative to this genomic sequence to represent the inferred CDS: inserted 1 base in 1 codon) has protein sequence MAYAEDKLYNDVIRKMMGNLASKVRVREIIAFLPCLTISDREEIEAKRETAGNYCAMMVLLDNLRRREKWPDHFIKALRTCEQEAFANEISEAYDNIRGINTWMTAPSAALDPVPPAAPPAAPPAAPPAPALTAAAPTPAPSEASSTVTTVTIHRPPHFTPPFLTPSVDGPAQKASPSTINPTPGPNSNKGAPALTETPTLVSAPDVPVYVPTETSHLTALTLTPSIEQSGVAVGQRETSKVNDEISADPVPINSLQKPCSNIASPVLTSPPSIVSPQEVSKQSQCELAHPVDPPVLVLAPPVRPPSPVLAPKVTPPVGQSKEPALTAVSSVAAPTLSTNQTTTSSQVNKSTTISQPSASPEKSTFPAAATDSTSSVKNPVQDTNPPGTVLDQDSQNNPAISQVVKRAQTTVAQICQPQETSQVIPTASADAIAGCMSNVTTEGEENFSKPGILTGEEPFSVGSDLPQISNVATHRLPFQPAALQTVLNPHRAQEPVEVLVSLTSDDLMISSSTTSVPSQIVSNPIVPVRHDSPVTLKNGFAEGDNNSYPNQPVEDHYESVCQSLQAEPRIGRHIVKVSEXASVQNLSGQSPSIVRPLTKGESESLVKSVSEDKPSQYSSQSIQRNNATSTSAAGLAPNTTRVKASFQESELNASGLVNIVQSEQREDSSGMLHRLQSNWHLIAAAAIGMTAVFLALKFKH, from the exons ATGGCATATGCAGAAGACAAGCTGTATAATGATGTTATAAGAAAAATGATGGGTAATTTGGCGTCGAAAGTTAGAGTAAGAGAAATCATCGCTTTCTTACCCTGCCTCACAATTTCTGATCGG GAGGAGATAGAAGCTAAACGAGAAACTGCCGGAAACTATTGTGCTATGATGGTGCTTCTTGATAACCTACGCAGACGAGAGAAGTGGCCAGATCACTTTATAAAAGCACTGCGAACATGCGAGCAAGAAGCATTTGCCAATGAAATCAGTGAAGCGTACGACAATATAAGGGGAATTAACA CCTGGATGACAGCCCCTTCTGCTGCTTTAGATCCTGTTCCTCCTGCAGCACCTCCTGCAGCACCTCCTGCAGCACCTCCTGCCCCTGCCCTTACTGCTGCTGCACCAACTCCAGCCCCATCAGAAGCTTCATCAACAGTTACCACAGTGACAATCCATAGACCCCCACACTTCACGCCACCTTTCTTGACACCTTCAGTGGATGGCCCAGCTCAGAAAGCTTCTCCTTCTACTATAAATCCTACTCCAGGACCCAATTCCAACAAAGGTGCTCCAGCATTGACTGAAACCCCCACTTTAGTTTCAGCCCCAGATGTTCCAGTATATGTTCCTACTGAAACATCCCATCTTACTGCTCTTACACTGACTCCGTCTATTGAGCAAAGTGGAGTCGCAGTCGGTCAAAGAGAAACATCCAAAGTGAATGACGAAATCTCAGCTGATCCTGTACCTATAAATTCTCTCCAAAAGCCCTGTTCTAACATAGCCTCTCCAGTTTTGACTTCACCCCCTTCCATAGTTTCACCCCAAGAGGTTTCAAAACAGTCTCAGTGCGAACTAGCCCACCCTGTTGACCCTCCAGTGTTGGTGTTAGCACCACCTGTAAGGCCCCCTTCTCCAGTTCTTGCTCCAAAGGTGACTCCCCCTGTTGGGCAAAGTAAAGAACCAGCCCTAACTGCCGTTTCCTCAGTTGCTGCACCCACCCTTTCTACTAACCAAACAACCACATCCTCCCAAGTTAACAAATCTACCACCATTTCCCAGCCTTCTGCTTCACCTGAGAAAAGCACATTTCCTGCAGCAGCCACAGACAGTACCAGTTCTGTTAAAAACCCAGTCCAAGACACAAACCCTCCTGGGACTGTCTTAGACCAAGACTCACAGAACAACCCAGCAATCAGTCAG GTTGTGAAGAGGGCACAAACTACAGTCGCTCAAATCTGCCAGCCTCAGGAAACATCACAGGTCATACCTACAGCATCTGCAGATGCCATTGCTGGCTGTATGTCTAATGTTACCACGGAAGGTGAAGAGAATTTCAGCAAGCCTGGAATCCTAACAGGAGAAGAACCTTTTTCAGTCGGTTCTGATCTTCCACAGATCAGCAATGTGGCCACACACCGTTTACCATTTCAGCCAGCTGCTCTTCAAACTGTGCTTAACCCCCACAGGGCTCAAGAACCTGTCGAAGTGTTGGTGTCACTCACTTCTGATGACCTGATGATCAGCTCTTCCACCACAAGTGTTCCATCACAGATTGTTTCTAATCCTATAGTGCCTGTTCGACATGACAGTCCTGTGACACTGAAAAATGGCTTTGCAGAAGGTGATAATAATTCCTATCCCAATCAGCCAGTGGAAGATCACTATGAGTCTGTCTGTCAAAGTTTGCAGGCAGAGCCTCGGATAGGAAGACACATTGTTAAGGTTTCAG GGGCATCAGTTCAAAATCTCAGTGGTCAGTCTCCAAGCATAGTTAGGCCGCTCACAAAAGGTGAATCGGAGAGTCTTGTTAAGTCTGTTTCTGAAGATAAACCCAGCCAGTACAGTTCACAGAGCATACAGAGAAATAATGCCACTTCTACTTCGGCTGCAGGTTTAGCACCCAACACAACACGAGTCAAAGCTTCTTTTCAAGAGTCAGAATTAAATGCTTCAGGCCTGGTTAACATCGTTCAGTCAGAGCAGAGAGAAGACTCCAGTGGAATGCTGCATCGACTTCAGTCTAACTGGCACCTTATTGCAGCTGCAGCTATTGGTATGACTGCTGTTTTTTTAGCCTTAAAGTTCAAGCACTAA